The proteins below come from a single Zea mays cultivar B73 chromosome 8, Zm-B73-REFERENCE-NAM-5.0, whole genome shotgun sequence genomic window:
- the LOC100216769 gene encoding putative dynein light chain type 1 family protein yields the protein MAARHGSRRTRADQWLFGGKWRGTVKETRHPPPVPEAKLPNPVPVQKDEGVCLEKPRVQREVADVAPGRRSMPEMEINMKEVVAVLGVKVMAADMPPFMQLHAFRCAKRSHDNLDKFSSRQLAHDVKKEFDKVYGPTWHCIVGTSYGSFVTHSRGCFLYFSMDKIIVMLFKTKIRKVLAS from the exons ATGGCAGCCCGCCATGGCAGCAGGAGAACAAGGGCAGATCAATGGCTGTTTGGTGGGAAGTGGAGGGGAACCGTAAAGGAGACAAGGCATCCTCCGCCTGTCCCTGAGGCCAAGCTTCCAAATCCCGTTCCCGTTCAGAAGGACGAAGGCGTCTGCCTTGAGAAGCCTCGGGTGCAGAGAGAGGTCGCCGACGTCGCGCCCGGAAGGAGATCTATGCCGGAGATGGAGATCAACATGAAAGAAGTCGTTGCGGTGCTCGGGGTGAAGGTCATGGCTGCAGACATGCCGCCGTTCATGCAGCTGCATGCCTTCCGGTGCGCTAAGCGGTCCCATGACAACTTGGACAAGTTCAGCTCAAGGCAACTGGCCCATGATGTGAAGAAG GAGTTCGATAAAGTGTATGGGCCTACCTGGCACTGCATCGTTGGTACGAGCTACGGTTCCTTTGTGACACATTCCAGAGGCTGCTTCCTCTACTTCTCCATGGACAAAATCATAGTGATGCTGTTCAAGACCAAGATAAGGAAAGTGTTAGCATCCTGA